A single Roseinatronobacter monicus DNA region contains:
- a CDS encoding ABC-F family ATP-binding cassette domain-containing protein, producing the protein MAQTPLLQLSNISLTYGGNPVFDGLDLVVQPNDRVALVGRNGSGKSTLMKVMAALVETDKGARSLSPGVTVGYMEQDPDFAGFDTLGEYAAQNLDPAETYRIEMAAEGLDFDPSLDPEKASGGERRRAALAKLLAEAPELMLLDEPTNHLDIHAIGWLEARLRETRAAYVLISHDRAFLRALSRATLWIDRGQVRRRESGFDGFEEWRDTLWAQEDDARHKLDRKIKAEARWAVEGISARRKRNQGRVRALQDLRAERASQIRRQGTAAMAMEAAAPSGKLVAELENVHKAYGDRLILRDFSLRVTRGERVAFVGPNGAGKTTLLRMITGAEEADAGNIRRGTNLETAIFDQSRAQLDPNASLWENLTGDPLMRVPGQADQVMVRGQPKHVVGYLKEFLFDEAQARAPVRSLSGGERARLLLARIMAQPANLLVLDEPTNDLDVETLDLLQDILSEFDGTVLLVSHDRDFIDRIASTTLVFEGEGRVTAYAGGWSDYLAQRSEREAPAAQSAPAPRSKEKGKSKAKAKTGLSYTETHRLEKLPAEIARLEAEIAKLAGLLADAELFTREPVKFRKATEAMAARQTALELAEEEWLALEEKAAG; encoded by the coding sequence ATGGCACAAACACCCCTTCTGCAACTCTCGAATATCTCGCTGACCTATGGTGGCAATCCTGTCTTTGACGGGTTGGATCTGGTTGTTCAGCCCAATGACCGTGTGGCCCTTGTGGGCCGCAACGGCTCTGGCAAATCTACGCTGATGAAAGTCATGGCAGCCCTTGTCGAAACGGACAAAGGCGCGCGCAGCCTCTCGCCCGGTGTGACAGTGGGCTATATGGAGCAGGACCCGGATTTCGCCGGGTTTGACACGCTGGGCGAGTATGCCGCCCAAAACCTTGACCCTGCCGAGACATACCGCATCGAGATGGCGGCTGAGGGGCTTGATTTCGACCCCAGCCTTGACCCCGAAAAGGCCTCGGGCGGGGAGCGGCGGCGCGCGGCATTGGCCAAACTGCTGGCCGAAGCGCCCGAATTGATGCTGTTGGACGAGCCGACAAACCATCTGGACATTCACGCCATTGGCTGGCTGGAAGCGCGCCTGCGCGAGACGCGCGCGGCCTATGTGCTGATCAGCCATGACCGTGCGTTTCTGCGCGCGCTCAGCCGTGCCACTTTGTGGATTGACCGGGGGCAGGTGCGGCGGCGCGAATCCGGTTTTGACGGGTTCGAGGAATGGCGCGACACACTTTGGGCGCAGGAAGATGACGCCCGCCACAAGCTGGACCGCAAGATCAAGGCCGAAGCGCGCTGGGCTGTCGAAGGGATCAGCGCGCGGCGCAAGCGCAATCAGGGCCGCGTGCGCGCGTTGCAGGATTTGCGCGCCGAGCGTGCAAGCCAGATCCGGCGGCAGGGCACGGCGGCCATGGCGATGGAAGCGGCTGCCCCGTCGGGCAAGCTGGTGGCCGAGTTGGAGAATGTGCATAAGGCCTATGGCGATCGCCTGATCCTGCGCGATTTCTCGTTGCGGGTGACGCGCGGGGAACGTGTGGCCTTTGTCGGCCCGAATGGTGCGGGCAAGACGACGCTGCTGCGCATGATTACCGGCGCGGAAGAGGCCGATGCGGGCAATATCCGGCGCGGCACCAATCTGGAAACTGCCATTTTCGACCAGAGCCGTGCGCAACTGGACCCGAATGCCTCGCTCTGGGAGAACCTGACGGGTGATCCGCTGATGCGGGTGCCGGGGCAGGCGGATCAGGTCATGGTGCGGGGCCAGCCCAAGCATGTGGTCGGCTATCTGAAGGAATTTCTGTTCGATGAGGCGCAGGCGCGCGCGCCTGTGCGGTCGCTTTCGGGGGGCGAGCGGGCGCGGCTGTTGCTGGCGCGGATCATGGCGCAGCCTGCCAATCTGCTGGTGTTGGACGAGCCGACCAATGATCTGGATGTGGAAACGCTGGACCTGTTGCAAGATATCCTGAGCGAGTTTGACGGCACGGTGCTGCTGGTCAGCCACGACCGCGATTTCATTGACCGCATCGCCTCGACCACGTTGGTGTTTGAGGGGGAGGGGCGTGTGACGGCCTATGCGGGCGGGTGGTCGGATTATCTGGCGCAGCGCAGTGAGCGAGAGGCCCCTGCGGCGCAATCTGCGCCCGCCCCGCGCAGCAAGGAGAAGGGCAAGAGCAAGGCGAAAGCCAAGACTGGCCTGAGCTATACCGAGACGCACCGGCTGGAAAAACTGCCCGCCGAGATCGCGCGGCTGGAGGCAGAGATTGCGAAGCTGGCCGGGCTGCTGGCCGATGCCGAGTTGTTCACGCGCGAGCCGGTCAAGTTCCGCAAGGCGACCGAGGCGATGGCCGCGCGCCAGACCGCGCTGGAACTGGCCGAGGAAGAATGGCTGGCGCTGGAGGAGAAGGCGGCGGGGTGA
- a CDS encoding YggS family pyridoxal phosphate-dependent enzyme — protein sequence MSLTDIRARIAAAEAAAQRPSGSVQLIAVSKEQPEDRVLPVLDAGHRLFGENRVQEAAGKWPGWRDRFGDVAVHLLGPLQSNKARQAMELFQAIHSLDRPKLAQSFARLAQELGHCPDLFVQVNTGAEPQKAGVLPDDADRFIKDARALDLPIVGVMCIPPVDEDPAAHFAQLADIGARNGLESLSMGMSDDFEIAIAQGATHVRVGSAIFGARR from the coding sequence ATGTCCCTGACAGACATCCGCGCCCGGATCGCGGCGGCAGAAGCTGCGGCGCAGCGTCCCAGCGGCTCGGTCCAGTTGATCGCTGTGTCCAAAGAACAACCCGAAGACCGCGTCTTGCCTGTACTGGACGCAGGCCACCGCCTGTTCGGCGAAAACCGCGTGCAGGAAGCCGCCGGAAAATGGCCCGGCTGGCGCGACCGCTTCGGCGACGTCGCGGTGCATCTGCTCGGCCCGTTGCAAAGCAACAAGGCACGGCAAGCGATGGAGTTGTTTCAGGCCATCCATTCCCTCGACCGGCCCAAACTCGCCCAGAGTTTCGCACGCCTTGCGCAAGAGTTGGGCCACTGCCCCGATCTGTTCGTGCAGGTCAACACAGGGGCAGAGCCGCAAAAGGCCGGCGTGCTGCCCGATGATGCCGACCGCTTCATCAAGGACGCCCGCGCACTGGACCTGCCAATTGTCGGCGTCATGTGCATCCCGCCCGTCGACGAAGACCCCGCCGCCCATTTCGCCCAACTGGCCGATATTGGCGCGCGCAACGGGCTGGAGAGCCTGTCAATGGGCATGAGCGATGATTTCGAAATTGCGATTGCGCAGGGCGCCACCCATGTGCGCGTCGGCTCCGCCATATTCGGCGCGCGGCGCTAG
- a CDS encoding porin: protein MLRPLFACLLLALPASAQELGPKVSGDARMGLVYDRPPDWAQQRENGLRMTARARLKFEFTGETDGGVRFGAAFKLDPDTQRPRSPRIFIGE from the coding sequence ATGCTCCGCCCCCTTTTCGCCTGCCTGCTGCTTGCCCTGCCCGCCTCTGCGCAGGAACTTGGGCCAAAAGTCTCGGGCGATGCGCGGATGGGGCTGGTCTATGATCGCCCGCCCGACTGGGCGCAGCAACGCGAAAACGGGCTGCGCATGACTGCCCGCGCACGGCTGAAGTTTGAATTTACCGGCGAAACCGATGGCGGGGTGCGGTTCGGGGCGGCGTTCAAACTTGACCCCGACACCCAGCGCCCCAGATCACCGCGCATCTTCATCGGAGAATGA
- a CDS encoding tyrosine-type recombinase/integrase, which translates to MKLFSRIKSTSNSNRSQQQRLTLNQFFDQHYYPHAKATTKQHHHAFSIYNTHLRLRMGEYALEDLKTAVLDVWVREQIVAGYQRSTINKHIHLMNRLLNLARSWRYIDFDRDQQPIKRLSIGDHKQRFLSSAEIEALLRQCQRSTHPYLYLFIKLLLLTGARKGEALRVRWCDINFDKRVWTVPRSKNGRSRRIVLNDDAVETVLAAGSVAERFGLRVGGNAYVFQNPRTQSSYQSFYAAWYIARDAAELGDVRIHDLRHTFASLLVNKGVSLYEVQTLLGHSSIQMTQRYAHLAPDLLHRRAQLVGDIVGGKSI; encoded by the coding sequence GTGAAGCTATTCAGCCGCATCAAAAGCACCAGCAACAGCAATCGTAGCCAGCAACAGCGTTTAACGCTTAATCAGTTCTTCGATCAGCACTATTATCCACACGCCAAAGCCACCACAAAGCAGCATCATCACGCGTTCAGCATCTACAACACGCATCTGCGTTTGCGAATGGGTGAGTATGCTTTGGAGGATTTGAAGACAGCAGTGTTGGATGTTTGGGTGCGCGAACAGATCGTAGCTGGGTATCAGCGCAGCACAATCAACAAACACATTCATCTAATGAACCGCTTGCTGAACTTGGCACGCAGCTGGCGCTATATTGATTTTGACAGAGATCAGCAGCCCATAAAGCGTTTGAGCATTGGTGACCACAAGCAGCGCTTTTTGAGCAGTGCTGAGATCGAAGCATTGTTGCGTCAGTGTCAGCGCAGCACGCATCCATACCTGTATCTGTTCATCAAGCTGCTTTTGTTGACCGGTGCGCGCAAAGGTGAAGCGCTGCGTGTGCGTTGGTGTGACATCAATTTCGACAAGCGAGTTTGGACAGTGCCGCGCAGCAAAAATGGTCGCAGTCGCCGCATTGTGCTGAATGATGATGCTGTGGAAACAGTGTTGGCAGCTGGCAGTGTCGCGGAGCGTTTTGGATTGAGGGTTGGCGGCAATGCGTATGTGTTTCAGAACCCACGCACACAGAGCAGTTATCAAAGCTTCTATGCTGCTTGGTATATCGCGCGTGATGCTGCTGAACTTGGTGATGTGCGCATACACGACTTGCGTCATACCTTCGCAAGCTTGTTGGTGAACAAGGGGGTGAGTTTGTATGAGGTTCAAACACTGCTTGGACACAGCAGCATACAGATGACGCAGCGATATGCGCATTTAGCGCCAGACCTGCTTCATCGTCGTGCGCAGTTGGTTGGGGACATTGTTGGGGGCAAAAGTATTTGA
- a CDS encoding porin: MNAVIDLNTASVPDRVLATTAIALSAGMASAQGVSLSGDGRMGLIYDGDDIRFTSRARVTFTLSGETDSGLAFGGSFRADNASNAASGSAGNVFISGDFGRLAMGDVDGAALAAVGDLYSVGLTTLGDAHEMNYIGRLLGDTINDEDDGVAQFSGVSIPSLFPRALYSYSIDGFSFYASVSNPVTVRVNNATAFNTQTGLATSNGDSLGTITEFGVGASYSIDGFTGALGYERARANPASVTGLDSITFGHLAASAEYSMDGISVKAIVGRAMNDLKEIIEDEDGSKTQYGLGVSGTFDATTVTAFGRRDFAKDRYLGLGASYDLGGGASIKGGVVHVSPNVGSSETRADFGLAFTF; this comes from the coding sequence TTGAATGCTGTCATCGACCTCAACACTGCGTCGGTTCCAGATCGTGTTCTTGCGACAACAGCAATCGCACTGTCGGCTGGCATGGCTTCGGCTCAGGGCGTATCGCTGTCCGGTGACGGTCGCATGGGTCTGATCTATGATGGCGACGACATCCGTTTCACAAGCCGTGCTCGCGTAACATTCACACTGTCCGGCGAAACTGATTCCGGTCTGGCATTCGGCGGTTCGTTCCGCGCAGACAATGCAAGCAACGCTGCTTCCGGTTCTGCTGGCAACGTGTTCATCTCCGGTGACTTCGGTCGTCTGGCAATGGGCGACGTAGACGGTGCCGCTCTGGCAGCAGTTGGCGACCTGTACTCGGTTGGCCTGACAACACTGGGCGACGCACATGAAATGAACTACATCGGCCGCCTGCTGGGCGACACGATCAATGACGAAGACGACGGCGTGGCCCAATTCAGCGGCGTTTCAATTCCTAGCCTGTTCCCACGCGCCCTGTACTCCTACAGCATCGATGGCTTCAGCTTCTACGCAAGCGTGTCAAACCCGGTCACAGTTCGTGTAAACAATGCGACTGCATTTAATACCCAAACTGGTCTGGCAACATCAAACGGTGACAGCCTTGGTACAATCACTGAGTTCGGTGTAGGCGCAAGCTACAGCATCGACGGCTTCACAGGTGCCTTGGGCTATGAGCGCGCTCGTGCCAACCCTGCTTCGGTAACCGGCCTTGACTCGATCACATTCGGTCATCTGGCAGCAAGCGCTGAATACAGCATGGACGGCATCTCGGTTAAAGCAATCGTTGGCCGTGCAATGAACGACCTGAAAGAGATCATTGAAGACGAAGATGGCAGCAAAACTCAGTACGGTCTGGGCGTCAGCGGCACATTCGATGCGACAACAGTCACAGCATTCGGTCGTCGTGATTTCGCAAAAGACCGTTACCTCGGTCTGGGCGCAAGCTACGATCTGGGCGGCGGCGCTTCGATCAAGGGCGGTGTTGTCCACGTGAGCCCGAACGTTGGTAGCTCGGAAACACGCGCTGACTTCGGTCTGGCCTTCACATTCTGA